The Helicobacter sp. 'house sparrow 1' genome includes a region encoding these proteins:
- the trmD gene encoding tRNA (guanosine(37)-N1)-methyltransferase TrmD: protein MHFRFLTLFPNLISPYFKESILKRAQEKKLINVEIINLRNYADNKHLKVDDTQIGGGAGQVINFNVLEDALKNLVNKSHIVFLTPCAKAFNQFDAKRLAKKSDITFICGRYEGFDERVIELYANEVFSIGDFILTGGELSALCLCDSISRQIPGVLGNPQSLQEESFESNLLEAPVFSKAKIKAKKNEFFSPPLEYSQGNHSIISDLKHNLSVLKTKYFRPDLFLLWKSQNKGK from the coding sequence ATGCATTTTAGATTTTTAACACTCTTTCCTAATTTGATCTCACCATATTTTAAAGAATCTATTCTTAAAAGAGCACAGGAAAAAAAACTAATCAATGTAGAAATTATCAATTTACGCAACTATGCAGATAACAAGCACCTCAAGGTAGATGATACCCAAATTGGAGGCGGTGCTGGTCAAGTAATTAATTTTAATGTTTTAGAAGATGCTCTAAAAAATCTTGTCAATAAGAGCCATATTGTCTTTTTAACCCCCTGTGCCAAAGCATTCAATCAGTTTGATGCAAAACGATTGGCAAAAAAAAGTGATATAACCTTTATTTGTGGAAGATATGAGGGTTTTGATGAAAGGGTTATTGAACTCTATGCAAATGAAGTATTTAGCATTGGGGATTTTATTCTTACAGGGGGAGAACTCTCTGCACTCTGTCTTTGTGATAGTATCTCTAGGCAAATACCAGGAGTATTAGGAAATCCGCAGTCTCTCCAAGAAGAAAGTTTTGAATCCAATCTCTTAGAAGCACCTGTTTTTTCAAAAGCAAAAATAAAAGCAAAAAAAAATGAGTTTTTTTCTCCTCCTTTAGAATATTCACAAGGAAATCATAGTATAATAAGCGATTTAAAACACAATCTATCTGTGCTAAAGACAAAGTATTTTAGACCAGATTTGTTTTTATTATGGAAATCTCAAAACAAGGGAAAATGA
- the rplS gene encoding 50S ribosomal protein L19, whose product MKNRYIESFEKAQIGDRKVPSFKAGDTIRLGIQIKEGEKTRIQNFEGICISIRGNGVDRTFTVRKMGANNIGVEKTFPLYSASLNSIEVLRIGRVRRAKLYYLRDRKGKAARIKELRK is encoded by the coding sequence ATGAAGAATAGATATATTGAAAGCTTTGAAAAAGCTCAAATTGGTGACAGAAAGGTGCCATCTTTTAAAGCAGGAGATACTATTAGACTTGGTATTCAAATCAAAGAAGGGGAGAAAACTCGTATCCAAAATTTTGAGGGTATTTGTATTTCAATTCGCGGAAATGGTGTAGATAGAACCTTTACCGTAAGAAAAATGGGGGCAAATAATATTGGGGTAGAAAAGACTTTCCCTCTTTATAGTGCAAGTTTAAATAGCATTGAAGTATTAAGAATTGGTAGAGTAAGAAGAGCAAAGCTTTATTACCTAAGAGATAGAAAAGGTAAGGCAGCAAGAATTAAAGAACTAAGAAAGTAA
- a CDS encoding KH domain-containing protein gives MVEDFLTAYVKKIVKKPECVSVSKTQSLEGYDFVIYADSNDIGKIVGKDGKMIASIKAFISGCKAKDGLNYRVMAKAI, from the coding sequence ATGGTTGAAGATTTTCTAACAGCTTATGTAAAAAAAATTGTAAAAAAACCCGAATGCGTTTCTGTGTCTAAAACTCAAAGTTTAGAGGGGTATGACTTTGTCATCTATGCTGATAGCAATGATATTGGAAAAATTGTAGGAAAAGATGGCAAGATGATTGCTTCAATAAAGGCTTTTATATCTGGTTGCAAAGCAAAAGACGGCTTGAATTATAGGGTTATGGCTAAAGCAATTTAA
- the rimM gene encoding ribosome maturation factor RimM (Essential for efficient processing of 16S rRNA) codes for MEQNLIQVATLGRSVGVLGAMKCYLLTDFPEIFQKDLTFFAMPSLFTLSSPKITLTLKSFNLSRSLISFKEIASPEEAKRIVNFLLYSTTEDTKQYCKLQKDEFFWFDIIGCEIYEDEVTLGKVKDIQRIANTNYLIITTDKHLSKKFAKEFLIPYIDHFIITTDLKTKTIFTKNAKSILEAS; via the coding sequence ATGGAACAAAATCTTATACAAGTTGCCACACTAGGGAGAAGTGTCGGTGTTCTTGGTGCAATGAAATGTTATCTTCTTACAGATTTTCCTGAGATCTTTCAAAAAGATCTTACCTTTTTTGCAATGCCTAGTCTTTTTACTTTATCAAGCCCAAAAATTACTCTCACGCTAAAATCCTTTAATTTATCAAGATCCCTAATCTCTTTTAAAGAGATTGCCTCTCCTGAAGAGGCAAAAAGAATTGTAAATTTTCTTCTTTATTCAACCACAGAGGACACTAAACAATACTGCAAACTCCAAAAAGATGAATTTTTCTGGTTTGATATCATTGGTTGTGAAATTTATGAGGATGAAGTCACTTTAGGAAAAGTTAAAGATATTCAAAGAATTGCAAATACAAACTATCTGATTATAACAACAGACAAACATCTTTCTAAAAAGTTTGCTAAGGAATTTTTGATTCCATACATTGATCACTTTATTATCACAACAGATTTAAAAACAAAAACTATTTTTACAAAAAATGCCAAGTCTATTTTAGAAGCAAGTTAA
- the rpsP gene encoding 30S ribosomal protein S16 codes for MATVVRLTRMGRKKKPFYRIVVTDSRKRRDGGWIESIGFYNPLAQPALVKVDQDRLNYWKSVGAKMSDRVAKLTNS; via the coding sequence ATGGCAACAGTGGTTAGATTAACAAGAATGGGAAGAAAGAAGAAGCCTTTTTATCGTATCGTAGTTACAGATTCTAGAAAGAGAAGAGATGGAGGCTGGATTGAATCTATTGGTTTTTATAATCCACTTGCACAACCTGCTCTAGTTAAGGTAGATCAAGATCGTTTAAACTACTGGAAAAGTGTTGGTGCTAAAATGAGCGATCGTGTCGCAAAGCTTACAAATAGCTAA